In the Dendrosporobacter quercicolus genome, TACCTTACCATTACTATCAACCGACCCGGAAAACGCCTTAATCAGGCTGCAGCCCAAGTCAATTGCTAAAATATCCTGCTTACCCATAACCTAATCCTCACAAATATTATGTTTCTTTCCATATGTTTGTTTCAACAGAAGTAGCATTTTCCCTTTTTTTGTTACAAAGAAAATATTCGATTTCATAAATTCTCCGCCAAGCCCTGGCGAGCAGGAGCGCTACCGACAAAAACAAACAACAACCGCCAAATAGGGCGGTTGTCTGAGTGTTATTATTTTTTTAAAAAATATCGACGAATAATTGCTAAATTTTGAAAAATGCGCAAGCCAAAGGCCAATAGCGCGACATAATATAAATCAATACCCAATCTTTCACCAAGATAAACCAGTCCAGCCGCCAATAAGGCGTTTGTAAAGAAACCGGTTATAAATACCGTATTGTCAAAACGCTCCTCAGCAGCTGCCCGCAGCCCGCCGAAAACTGAGTCGAGTGAAGCCAGCAAGGCCACAGACATAAATTTTGCGTACTCTACCGGTATACTGACAGGAAATAAAGTACCAATGATAAGACCAATCATAAGACCGGCAATCGGTAAAGCCACTATTTACCAGCCTCCTTGACAGGCTTGGCAAACTCAAAACGGAATGTTCCTTTGTAAGCAGGCACCAATACATCCTCTAACGTCTTAATTGTCACCTGTATGCCCCAAAACTGCAGGGTTTCCACGACACCGCCGCGCATCTTAAGCGCATTTTCCAGAGTTGCCGGATCGCCAATGGCTCTGATGTCATACGGGGGAGAATAACGGGTGTTATTTACCGATAAAGTAGGACCCGCACAGCGAATCTCCGAACTGGCAATCAGCCGCTGTTCATTAATCGAAATAGCCTCAGCGCCGGCTGCCCATAGCTCATTGATTACTTTTAATATATCATCGTCATGAATTAAGTACAGGTTAGGGTTTTCACCGGGTTTTGAAGGACGTTTACTGTCATCTATTGTAACGATGATTCCCGGCCCCTGCAGGGCAACCACTCCCGCCCCCATCTTGGTAAGCTCGGATTCACGTGAACCGCTTGCGTTTACTGAGGCCTGACGGAGCGTGTGCACCTCGTTTAATAAAGCATCACGATCTTTCTCAGTTTGGCTCAGGCGCTGCGATAAATCTTCGATCCGCTGAAAGGGAACGGTAGAATGAATATCCTGAGTTGTTCTGAATTGAACAGCAAGCATGACACCAAGCACTACGCATACAAACGCAATTGCGGCTTGTCCCTGCCTTACAGCTAGCATTTTAACTAACTCCTTCCTTTGTTGTCTGGAATTTGATTACCGGTGAAGAAAAGTTTAGATCAATATATTCGACAATCAAATTTTTTTCCAGAATTTCCTTTAGCATAGCCTGGGTAAGCTCGGCTTTCTCCACTAATCGCTCAGCGCTGCCCACGCGAATTTGAATGGAATTGTTGGTATAGGCAAAAATGTGTCCACCGCTAATATTAACTTCGGAAAGCTGGTCTAAAGTCGCCTCGTCAATATTGGCTAAATAGCTTAGGATAGTAGTTACCTCACGATCCTGAACCTGATCCCCCACATAACCCGATTCCAGCCGTACACCGGTAATCATCGGCACCCGTATTTTTTTTAAATTTTTATAAACTGCCAGCACAACCCCCTGTTTGTCGACTTCCACAAACCCGTAACTGTTGGCGATATAGGCCAATGGCTTTCGTTCGACGATGCTAATAACAATAGTGCCGGGAAATTCACGCGAAACATGCACCTCTGCAACCCGAAGGTCTCGTGACAGCCGTTGCTCTATTTCCCTGATATTTAACCGGAAGATATTTACCCGCTCCGGTAAGGCGGCCACGCGCAGAATCTCTTCATCAGACATGTATTTATTCCCCTGCGTCACAATCGGCCCAACAGTAAAAACTGAAGAGTTAAGAAACAAAAAACCGGCAATCAAAACAATCAACACAAACAGCAACCAGGAAAACAGCCGCCTGGGAACTTCCTGCCGTTCCCGTGGTTTATACTCCAATCGTTCCGGTTCCCGCATTTAATCCCTCCATTGATATGACATCAGCCCAATACCACAGAAGTAATTATACACCAGCATGAACCATAAGATAAAGGGAAACTTAACAAACTTATGGGGCAAAATAAGAAAATCCGGCTTGATGCCGGAGGCTTTTGGCAGCAGCGTAAAAATGCATATTTATCGCCTGTATTTGGCTGGCCCGCAACAGGCATGTCCACCACAGCGGGACTCAACACACAGCCAGCCGGTGGACGCCACGACGCCGCTGATCCGGAGCGCACGCGCTCCGTCAGCAAGCTTATACATAAAGGGTGCCTTTATCAGACACCCTCGGAATGATTAAATTGTCGCTGATAATAGCAGCCGCTCACATAAGTCGGCAAAACTTATCCCTGCGGCGGCAGCCGACTTTGGCACCAGGCTGGTTGCCGTCATCCCCGGTATGGTATTAACTTCCAGTACATAGGGATTGTTGCTGCGGTCAATCATGATGTCCACCCTGGCAATGCCCCTACAGCCCAAAACGGTAAACGCGCTTACCGCCGCCTGCTGCACCTGGCTTGCGGTCCGTTCATCCAGCCGGGCCGGAATTATATAGTCAGTAGCTCCTTTTGTGTACTTGGAACGGTAGTCGTATCTGCCGGAGTGAGGTACGATTTCAATCATCGGCAGAGCCTGCGGCTGGCTGTCGCCCCAAACAGCAACAGTCACTTCCCTGCCGTCAATAAATTGCTCAACCAGCAAGTCATTGCTATAGTCAAAAGCCTGATCAATTGCCGGCAGCAACTGGTTTTCCTCTTCGACAATCGTAACTCCGATACTGGAGCCCTGAGCGCTGGATTTCACGACAACCGGGATGCTGAATTCCGCTAAGATTTCACCGAAAATCTTTTGTTTATCAACAGTTTTACGGTATAATCTGGACCGAGGCGTTGGTATGCCTGCCGCCAGAAACAGGCGTTTGGATACCGCCTTATCCATGGCGACAGCACTTGCCATCAAACCGGAGCCGGTATAGGGAATACCAATAAGTTCAAGAGCTCCCTGTACAGCTCCATCCTCGCCGTATTTGCCATGAATCGCATTAAACACCACTTCGATTTGATGTTCTTTCAGTTGTTCAAACAGCTGCTGCGGGATCAAATCCAAACCAATCGCCTGATACCCCTTCTCGCGTAATGCCTGTAAAATAGCGTTGCCGGTATTTAAAGAAACTTCCCGCTCGTCTGAAGGTCCGCCCATTAATACGGCTATCTTTTTACTCTTCATGAAATTCTATCCTCCCGGGTCAGTCAGAGCGGATGATACACGCTCCCAGACTTTGTAACTTAAGTTCTAAATGCTCATAACCTCTGTCAATATGATAAACCTGTTCTATTTCTGAAACGCCCTGCGCTGCCAGGGCCGCTAAAACCAAAGCCCCGCCTGCTCTGAGATCAGGCGCGGCAACAACAGCGCCCGTCATCTTTGATACGCCACGGATAATGGCCGTTCGCCCTTCCACCTTAATTTTAGCCCCCATCCGGGTAAGCTCATCCACATGCTTAAATCTGTTTTCAAAGATTGTTTCCGTGATAATACTGGTTCCTTTAGCCACAGCCAGCAAGGAAAGCATTGGCGCCTGCAAATCGGTCGGAAAACCGGGAAAAGGCAGTGTTTTGATATCAACACCCCGTAAATCGCCCGCCCTGATCCGGATATTATCATTGCGCGCAGTTATTTGAGCTCCAATTTCTTCCAGTTTGTCTGTAACCGAGAACAAATGTTCCGGTGAAATATTATCAACCGTTATATCTCCTTGGGTGATTGCTCCGGCAATCAGAAAAGTTCCCGCCTGGATCCGGTCAGGCATAATGATATGCTCTGCCGGAAAAAGTTTGGTTACCCCTTCTATTTTGATGGTATCAGTGCCTGCACCTGCCACTTTGGCGCCCATTTTGTTTAAAAAATCCTGTAAATCAACAATTTCCGGTTCCCGGGCCGCATTTCTGATAATGCTTGTTCCTTTGGCCATGACAGCAGCCATCATTGCATTCTCGGTAGCACCGACACTGGGAAAATCAAACTGAATCTCCGCCCCGGTCAAAACACCGGCCTCAGCCTCGATATAACCATAGCTTTCTTTCACCTTTGCCCCCAATTTTTCCAGCGCTTTAATATGTAAATCAATCGGACGCGGACCAATTGCACAGCCGCCGGGATAGGATACCCGCACCTTACGGAATTTTCCCAGCAACGGTCCCATCAAAAAAACCGAAGCTCGCATTTCCCGCATGAGATGTTCCGGTATTTCCTGCTTACTTACTGTGCTTGTATCAATGATCAGGGAATATCCATCCTGCTTAATTTTAGCCCCTAACAATTCCAGAATTTCTTGCATTGCCCGTATATCACTCAAGTGTGGTACATCATGCAGGATGCTCACTCCTGAACATAGGAGCGTGGCAGCCATAATTGGCAGCGTGGCGTTTTTGGCTCCGCCAACCCGAATCTTACCAGCAAGTTGTACTTCTCCCGTGACGACAAACTTTTCCATCGTCTCCCCTCCTAAGAAAAGCACAATCACCCCTCAATCAACAAAACGTACATAAATTAAACGATTTGATGCCTATAGGATTTATTTAGGGTTTCTACCAATTCTTCACCGACAAGATAAATATTTCCGGCGCCCATCGTCATGACCAAATCTCCCGGCTCTACGATTTCACTCAGGTAGCAGGCTATTTTGTTTCGGTCTTGAATATAGACCACTTTATTGCCGGTTTGGCACTCTACCTCCTCTTTGATCGTTTCACCGTTAATCCCCGGTATCTGCGTTTCTCCCGCCGAATAGACATCGGTCAATACCAGCAGGTCGGCTGAAGTAAAGGCCCCGCCAAACTCCCGGCGTAAAAATTTTGTTCGGGAATAACGATGGGGCTGAAAGACACAAATTAAACGCTTAGGCTGAGTCTGCCGGGCAGCCTGGAGAGTTGTTGCTATTTCCGTAGGATGATGCGCATAATCATCCACCACCCAAACCCCGTTTATTCTGCCTTTGGTCTGAAATCGCCGCTTGGCCCCATTAAACAATGACAAACCTTCAGCAATCTGGGCAAAATCCAGCCCGATGTTTTCACCCACAACAATGGCGGCAAGGGCATTGGCAATATTATGCCGTCCCGGAATATTTAATCGAATCGTTCCCAGATAATTCTCCCGGCGATATACTTCAAAAACCGTTAATGCTCCCTGGGTGCTGATATTTCTTGCCGTATATTCGGCCGGATAATCTATACCGTAAGAAATATATGGTCGCTCCAGACCTGAAGCAATCTCACGAATATATTCATTGTCGAAACACAGTACAGCTAATCCATCAGTTGATGATAATTTCAGCAAAAATTGATTGAACGTATGTAATATATTATCCATTGTGCCATAAAAATCCATATGATCATTCTCAATATTTGTGACAATTGCTATCTTTGGTGCAAATTTGAGGAAAGAACCGTCGCTCTCATCAGCCTCAGCTACCAGAAACTTCCCTCTTCCCAGCTTGGCATTGCCGCCCAGATAATCCAGTTCACCGCCAATCAAGATGGTAGGATCAACACCGGCCTTTTCCAGCATGATCGCCACCATCGACGTTGTGGTCGTTTTGCCGTGCGCTCCCGCCACGGCGATACCGGCCGAGGCGTTCATCAATTCCGCCAAAATGTCCGAGCGGTGGAAAACCGGCAAGCCCCGGTCTTTAGCCGCGATTATTTCCGGATTGTCTTGCCGGATAGCGGTTGAAACGACAACAGCATCGCTATCTTTAAGGTTTTTGCTGCTATGACCGATAAAAATCCTGGCCCCCATTGTTTCAAGCTTATCCGTAGTCTCAGATTTATTCAAATCAGAACCAGAAATATCATACCCTTTTTCTAACAATACTTTCGCAATTGCACTCATGCCCGCGCCACCAATGCCGACAAAGTGAATCTGTTTTAGGTTATTTAGCAAAAAAAATTCTCCCCTTTCTGGCCCGCTGCAATAACTACTCTTTGGTGTATGTTATTGTATGCATATCATATATCGATTGTTACAATTCCTTAGCGCGGTTGACTAAGCTCAATCGCCAGCCGGGCTATATCCGCAGCAGCCTCAGGCCGGCCTAACGCTTTACTGGCCTGAGCCATGCCGGCAAGTCTGGCTGAATCGCCGATCAGTTCACGAACTGTTTTTAGCAGGCGTTTGCCCGTTAAGTCGCAATCCCTGATAACCACTGCAGCCCCACGCTGCTCCATAACCCGGGCATTAAGCTCCTGATGATTTTCCGCCGCATAAGGGTATGGAATAAGAACAGCCGGAATCCCAAGCGCAGTAAGCTCAGCCAACCCGACAGCCCCGGCTCTAAAGACGGCCAAATCGGCAATCGCCAAAGCTTTGGGCATATTATGAAGATACGGCTTAATGCTAATATTGCCAGTGCTGGTAATATCTATACCCATTTGCATTAAATTTCCAACGATGCCATTATACTCATTTTTTCCGGTAACATGCAATAGCTGCACAGATTTATTTTGTACATAATACCGGTGAACCTCCAGCATGGCCTGATTGATACTTCTTGCACCGCGGCTGCCTCCTGATATGAGTATGGTCCTTTTTGCCGGATCCAGTCCCAGTTCGGCAAACCCCTCAGCCCTGGTGGCGCTCAAAACTTCCGGCCTGATTGGATTACCGGTAAAAACAATCTTTTCCCGGTCATAAAAATATTGGCAGGTATCGGCATAACCAACGGCAATTTTGGCAACAAACCGGGCTAAAATACGATTGGTAATTCCCGGAATAACATTTTGTTCCTGAACCATTGTCGGAATCCCCATAAGACTGGCGGTCAGCAAAACCGGTCCGCAGACATAACCGCCTGTCCCAATAACAAGATCCGGTTTAAAATCACGGATGATTTTCCGGGACTCCCAGAGACTGCCGACAGCCTTCATTAAGGTTACGAAATTACTGACCGACAATTTACGGGCAAAACCGCGAATATTTATTGTTCTGAATGGCAGCCCTTCCTGCGGGATAATATCGGCCTCCAGACCCTCCCGGGTGCCAACATAAAGTATTTCGCAGGGTTTAACCAGGC is a window encoding:
- a CDS encoding small basic family protein, translating into MALPIAGLMIGLIIGTLFPVSIPVEYAKFMSVALLASLDSVFGGLRAAAEERFDNTVFITGFFTNALLAAGLVYLGERLGIDLYYVALLAFGLRIFQNLAIIRRYFLKK
- a CDS encoding DUF881 domain-containing protein, whose translation is MLAVRQGQAAIAFVCVVLGVMLAVQFRTTQDIHSTVPFQRIEDLSQRLSQTEKDRDALLNEVHTLRQASVNASGSRESELTKMGAGVVALQGPGIIVTIDDSKRPSKPGENPNLYLIHDDDILKVINELWAAGAEAISINEQRLIASSEIRCAGPTLSVNNTRYSPPYDIRAIGDPATLENALKMRGGVVETLQFWGIQVTIKTLEDVLVPAYKGTFRFEFAKPVKEAGK
- a CDS encoding cell division protein FtsQ/DivIB, with the translated sequence MREPERLEYKPRERQEVPRRLFSWLLFVLIVLIAGFLFLNSSVFTVGPIVTQGNKYMSDEEILRVAALPERVNIFRLNIREIEQRLSRDLRVAEVHVSREFPGTIVISIVERKPLAYIANSYGFVEVDKQGVVLAVYKNLKKIRVPMITGVRLESGYVGDQVQDREVTTILSYLANIDEATLDQLSEVNISGGHIFAYTNNSIQIRVGSAERLVEKAELTQAMLKEILEKNLIVEYIDLNFSSPVIKFQTTKEGVS
- a CDS encoding D-alanine--D-alanine ligase family protein, with translation MKSKKIAVLMGGPSDEREVSLNTGNAILQALREKGYQAIGLDLIPQQLFEQLKEHQIEVVFNAIHGKYGEDGAVQGALELIGIPYTGSGLMASAVAMDKAVSKRLFLAAGIPTPRSRLYRKTVDKQKIFGEILAEFSIPVVVKSSAQGSSIGVTIVEEENQLLPAIDQAFDYSNDLLVEQFIDGREVTVAVWGDSQPQALPMIEIVPHSGRYDYRSKYTKGATDYIIPARLDERTASQVQQAAVSAFTVLGCRGIARVDIMIDRSNNPYVLEVNTIPGMTATSLVPKSAAAAGISFADLCERLLLSATI
- the murA gene encoding UDP-N-acetylglucosamine 1-carboxyvinyltransferase, whose amino-acid sequence is MEKFVVTGEVQLAGKIRVGGAKNATLPIMAATLLCSGVSILHDVPHLSDIRAMQEILELLGAKIKQDGYSLIIDTSTVSKQEIPEHLMREMRASVFLMGPLLGKFRKVRVSYPGGCAIGPRPIDLHIKALEKLGAKVKESYGYIEAEAGVLTGAEIQFDFPSVGATENAMMAAVMAKGTSIIRNAAREPEIVDLQDFLNKMGAKVAGAGTDTIKIEGVTKLFPAEHIIMPDRIQAGTFLIAGAITQGDITVDNISPEHLFSVTDKLEEIGAQITARNDNIRIRAGDLRGVDIKTLPFPGFPTDLQAPMLSLLAVAKGTSIITETIFENRFKHVDELTRMGAKIKVEGRTAIIRGVSKMTGAVVAAPDLRAGGALVLAALAAQGVSEIEQVYHIDRGYEHLELKLQSLGACIIRSD
- the murC gene encoding UDP-N-acetylmuramate--L-alanine ligase, yielding MLNNLKQIHFVGIGGAGMSAIAKVLLEKGYDISGSDLNKSETTDKLETMGARIFIGHSSKNLKDSDAVVVSTAIRQDNPEIIAAKDRGLPVFHRSDILAELMNASAGIAVAGAHGKTTTTSMVAIMLEKAGVDPTILIGGELDYLGGNAKLGRGKFLVAEADESDGSFLKFAPKIAIVTNIENDHMDFYGTMDNILHTFNQFLLKLSSTDGLAVLCFDNEYIREIASGLERPYISYGIDYPAEYTARNISTQGALTVFEVYRRENYLGTIRLNIPGRHNIANALAAIVVGENIGLDFAQIAEGLSLFNGAKRRFQTKGRINGVWVVDDYAHHPTEIATTLQAARQTQPKRLICVFQPHRYSRTKFLRREFGGAFTSADLLVLTDVYSAGETQIPGINGETIKEEVECQTGNKVVYIQDRNKIACYLSEIVEPGDLVMTMGAGNIYLVGEELVETLNKSYRHQIV
- the murG gene encoding undecaprenyldiphospho-muramoylpentapeptide beta-N-acetylglucosaminyltransferase, which gives rise to MRIIVSGGGTGGHIYPAITLIKTVQSLVKPCEILYVGTREGLEADIIPQEGLPFRTINIRGFARKLSVSNFVTLMKAVGSLWESRKIIRDFKPDLVIGTGGYVCGPVLLTASLMGIPTMVQEQNVIPGITNRILARFVAKIAVGYADTCQYFYDREKIVFTGNPIRPEVLSATRAEGFAELGLDPAKRTILISGGSRGARSINQAMLEVHRYYVQNKSVQLLHVTGKNEYNGIVGNLMQMGIDITSTGNISIKPYLHNMPKALAIADLAVFRAGAVGLAELTALGIPAVLIPYPYAAENHQELNARVMEQRGAAVVIRDCDLTGKRLLKTVRELIGDSARLAGMAQASKALGRPEAAADIARLAIELSQPR